Proteins from a genomic interval of Sporolactobacillus sp. Y61:
- the floA gene encoding flotillin-like protein FloA (flotillin-like protein involved in membrane lipid rafts), giving the protein MDASTVGILIIAALIIIGLVILFTFVPIMLWISALSSGVKIGIFTLIGMRLRRVVPRRVIEPLIKATKAGLDLHTNQLESHYLAGGNVDRVVNALIAAHRANISLTFERTAAIDLAGRDVLQAVQMSVNPKVIETPFISGVAINGIEVKVKARITVRANIDRLVGGAGEETIVARVGEGVVSTIGSSPSHKDVLKNPDTISKTVLEKGLDAGTAFEILSIDIADVDIGKNIGAMLQTEQAEADKNIAQAKAEERRAMAVAGEQEMRARVEGMHAKVVEAESDVPLAMAAALRAGKLGVMDYMNYNNIKADTEMRHSFGDQGTSDTSPNDSK; this is encoded by the coding sequence ATGGATGCATCAACGGTAGGTATTTTAATTATTGCTGCACTGATTATTATTGGTCTTGTCATTCTGTTTACGTTTGTACCGATTATGCTTTGGATATCGGCACTGTCGTCAGGAGTTAAAATCGGGATATTCACTCTGATCGGTATGCGGCTCAGACGAGTGGTACCGAGGCGCGTCATTGAACCTCTGATCAAAGCAACGAAAGCTGGTCTTGACCTTCATACGAACCAGCTGGAAAGCCACTACCTGGCAGGGGGGAATGTTGATCGTGTCGTTAATGCACTGATCGCCGCACACCGGGCAAATATTTCTCTGACATTTGAACGGACAGCAGCGATTGATCTGGCCGGAAGAGATGTACTTCAGGCTGTGCAGATGAGTGTTAATCCCAAAGTTATTGAAACGCCTTTCATTTCCGGTGTCGCGATCAATGGGATTGAAGTGAAGGTAAAAGCACGGATTACCGTGCGTGCGAATATCGACAGACTGGTTGGTGGTGCCGGGGAAGAAACCATTGTTGCCCGTGTCGGTGAAGGTGTTGTGAGCACGATTGGTTCTTCTCCGTCACATAAGGATGTTCTGAAAAATCCGGATACGATTTCAAAAACGGTACTTGAAAAGGGCCTTGATGCAGGAACTGCTTTTGAAATCCTCTCCATTGATATTGCCGATGTTGATATCGGTAAAAATATCGGTGCCATGTTGCAGACGGAACAGGCGGAGGCCGATAAGAATATTGCTCAGGCCAAAGCTGAAGAAAGGCGTGCAATGGCCGTTGCCGGCGAGCAGGAGATGCGCGCCCGCGTGGAAGGAATGCACGCCAAAGTGGTTGAAGCAGAATCTGATGTACCTCTTGCAATGGCTGCTGCACTCAGGGCAGGCAAACTCGGCGTTATGGATTACATGAATTATAATAACATTAAGGCTGATACAGAAATGCGTCATTCATTCGGAGATCAGGGAACCTCAGACACCTCTCCGAATGATTCTAAGTAA
- a CDS encoding GatB/YqeY domain-containing protein: protein MNLVDRLTADMKQAMKARDKDRLTVIRMIKTSLHNESIRRRKELSDEEALSVLTHELKQRKDSLQEFKKAERQDLIDEVRKEIAIVQSYMPEQLSENEVNSIVDQVISEVGAVSKTEIGKVMKAIMPKVKGRADGSLINRLVRSKLN, encoded by the coding sequence ATGAACCTGGTTGATCGACTGACTGCCGATATGAAGCAGGCGATGAAAGCAAGAGATAAAGATCGACTCACCGTTATTCGCATGATCAAAACATCGCTTCATAATGAGTCAATCAGGCGCCGTAAAGAGTTGTCAGACGAAGAAGCGCTCTCAGTCCTGACCCATGAGCTTAAGCAAAGAAAAGACTCCCTCCAAGAGTTTAAGAAAGCCGAGCGGCAGGATCTGATCGATGAAGTCCGTAAAGAAATTGCTATTGTTCAATCTTACATGCCTGAACAATTATCTGAGAATGAAGTTAATTCTATTGTTGATCAGGTGATTTCAGAGGTCGGAGCAGTATCAAAGACCGAAATTGGCAAAGTGATGAAGGCCATCATGCCAAAGGTAAAAGGCCGGGCTGACGGTAGCCTGATTAATCGTCTTGTTCGCAGTAAATTAAATTAA
- the rpsU gene encoding 30S ribosomal protein S21, with amino-acid sequence MVETRVRKNESIEDALRRFKRSVSKSGTLAEVKKRRTYEKPSVKRKKKSEAARKKRRRY; translated from the coding sequence ATGGTCGAGACGAGGGTACGAAAGAATGAATCAATTGAAGATGCATTAAGACGTTTCAAACGTTCGGTTTCAAAATCCGGTACTTTAGCTGAAGTTAAAAAGCGGAGAACTTACGAGAAACCGAGTGTTAAGCGTAAGAAAAAATCTGAGGCTGCACGTAAAAAACGTCGCAGATACTGA